A DNA window from Anastrepha ludens isolate Willacy chromosome 6, idAnaLude1.1, whole genome shotgun sequence contains the following coding sequences:
- the LOC128867764 gene encoding kinesin-like protein costa — MMEIPIQVAVRIYPCLQPAATIPIEAPPPSAGNVVHTKSNTGSDEHLQLATQKDDNGNFNSNTVGEKTDTLAQDESSATENIFCVQAIPMAAPGFLNTAPTALPGQLDNGIAAGLMQVGPHSFPVTHALPMDCTQSQIYHQTVFPLISLFMEGFDASVVTYGQRGTGKTYTLYGPNLDCVYSDSGQGVVQRCVREIFAHMENHPERTYAVNIGWVEIIDDVIHDLLGVGNIHCDSITDVFHWLQLGLTAKQRPTNQSDDAPITHTLFTLTLEQQWVSKEGLIQHRLSTASFSDLCGTDRVFMLNALDQPTSLPKDAGLQTLEQVVNTLTDPALMYGANGNIPYNQTTLTTLLKDSFGGRAQTLLILCVSPLERDCNETICNLQFAFKVQCVRNYVIMNTFSDDNTPISPETVMPELPGASVRGVPVGADTFGLQFAASQWYKLVSNAEGLFSKLATSNAVTELDKEQIEEWLFLKQECEECLSSAEAIRSQKQLVPIQEADEPEEAMSEPETSLQQNSDNESDCESQRPDLMEKLEVLMEELRLKTDTLIEDKYKEFIQNQPKAVMESQESARHKESANSMELVLSEQRAPNEKLDERKASIGGRRRSIQPGASLSSAEIAMLNRVASREQAVPKVADDFLEGSGDLQNASQLRAAINSPLENIQKKLRKLDTDIEARQNQIQEVEQTMQLKQNIITELVKNSDTRSTAKQRFHKKKSKLESEYEKTKKQLAKAIVQGKDKSEVERLRSLIAHIEHRLQDLASMKHIAGESGQKVKKLQQSIHESKKLIDDLQKKLKKDRKQREQLEHELKALKEKENNGNGNSKALVKLDSHAPHGGSNSVEDVERGKNLKEVQARISHLDHVLREKSENLEQYGDNAEGAGEKEGLRHEIRNLRRTRDHLLEQRCTLDRKLKRDKMLSHREERKLLECDEAIEAIDAAIEFKNELICGHKSIDTSERLQREKGEQMLMARLNKLSPEEMRTLLYKYFTKVIDLRDSSRKLEVQLMQLERERDAWEWKERVLSNAVRQARLEGERNAVLLQRQHEMKLTLMLRHLAEETSASASSTSFNEAQHHQQQQQHQRYLRPTNLALTHQQQQLHAAGGAINTSSQYSDTDLDLDFYKNTTIPVSGKILKPPKHGEMEICPLPDALAKYKPLDKFKEKERESKNKLFAKFQVLTRYAGQSVTAAASNCAAAEQAGGSGRKKDKEQLAAAIPQENLKRLISTPPATKVTRQKNKIIIQDATRKN, encoded by the exons ATGATGGAAATTCCGATACAAGTAGCCGTGCGTATCTACCCCTGTTTACAACCGGCTGCAACAATACCTATAGAAGCACCACCACCATCAGCTGGAAATGTTGTACATACGAAATCAAATACAGGATCAGATGAACATCTCCAATTAGCAACGCAAAAAGATGATAATGGAAATTTCAATTCTAATACAGTCGGCGAGAAGACAGATACGCTCGCACAAGATGAGTCGTCTGCCACCGAAAATATATTCTGTGTGCAGGCCATTCCAATGGCCGCACCAGGTTTTCTAAATACGGCACCAACAGCTCTGCCTGGACAATTAGACAATGGCATAGCTGCCGGTCTAATGCAGGTGGGACCCCATTCATTCCCAGTAACTCATGCGCTCCCAATGGACTGTACACAAAGTCAAATTTACCATCAAACTGTATTTCCACTGATTAGTTTGTTTATGGAGGGTTTCGATGCTTCAGTAGTAACTTATGGTCAAAGAGGAACTGGTAAGACATACACTCTCTACGGGCCTAATTTGGACTGTGTATACAGTGATTCCGGACAAGGTGTAGTGCAGAGATGTGTGCGGGAAATTTTCGCACATATGGAAAATCATCCAG AACGTACTTATGCTGTTAATATTGGCTGGGTTGAAATAATCGACGATGTTATACACGATCTCTTGGGCGTGGGAAATATACATTGTGATAGTATCACTGATGTTTTTCACTGGCTACAATTGGGTTTAACTGCTAAACAGCGGCCAACAAATCAATCAGATGATGCGCCCATTACGCATACACTTTTTACGCTCACGCTTGAACAACAATGGGTTTCAAAAGAAGGTCTCATTCAACATCGCCTTTCTACGGCTAGTTTTTCTGATTTATGCGGCACGGATCGAGTTTTCATGTTGAACGCACTGGATCAACCCACTAGCTTGCCCAAGGATGCAGGTCTTCAAACTTTGGAGCAAGTGGTAAACACCCTCACCGATCCGGCACTTATGTATGGGGCCAATGGGAATATACCATATAATCAAACGACATTGACCACACTTTTGAAAGATTCCTTCGGCGGGCGGGCGCAAACTCTGCTAATTTTGTGCGTTTCCCCATTAGAACGAGATTGTAATGAAACTATTTgtaatttgcaatttgctttcAAAGTGCAATGTGTGCGAAACTATGTAATTATGAATACGTTTTCTGATGATAACACTCCCATATCGCCAGAGACAGTAATGCCTGAACTACCTGGAGCCAGTGTACGTGGCGTGCCAGTGGGAGCGGACACATTTGGATTACAGTTTGCAGCAAGTCAGTGGTACAAATTGGTATCGAATGCCGAAGGTCTCTTCTCCAA ATTAGCTACCTCCAATGCTGTCACTGAATTGGATAAAGAACAAATTGAAGAATGGCTTTTTCTCAAGCAGGAATGCGAGGAATGTTTAAGCTCTGCGGAAGCTATACGCTCACAAAAGCAATTGGTCCCTATACAGGAAGCAGATGAGCCGGAGGAGGCAATGAGCGAACCAGAAACCTCACTGCAACAAAATTCGGACAATGAATCGGACTGTGAATCTCAACGCCCTGATTTGATGGAGAAATTAGAGGTGCTTATGGAGGAATTGCGCCTAAAGACAGATACATTAATAGAGGACAAATATAAAGAATTTATACAAAACCAACCCAAAGCGGTTATGGAGAGTCAAGAGAGTGCAAGACATAAAGAGTCAGCAAATAGCATGGAATTGGTGCTGAGCGAGCAACGTGCACCGAATGAAAAGTTAGACGAACGTAAGGCATCCATTGGTG GACGGCGGCGGTCAATACAGCCCGGCGCCAGTCTCTCAAGCGCTGAGATAGCGATGCTCAATCGCGTGGCTTCACGTGAACAAGCAGTACCTAAAGTAGCCGATGATTTTCTCGAGGGCTCAGGTGACCTGCAAAATGCCTCACAGTTGCGTGCTGCAATCAATTCGCCCCTAGAGAATATACAGAAGAAATTGCGCAAATTAGATACAGATATCGAAGCACGGCAAAATCAAATTCAGGAAGTAGAACAAACCATGCAGTTGAAGCAGAATATTATAACAGAACTTGTCAAAAACAGTGACACCCGTTCGACCGCCAAGCAGCGATTTCATAAGAAAAAATCTAAACTAGAGTCCGAGTATGAGAAGACTAAAAAACAATTGGCCAAAGCAATAGTGCAGGGAAAGGACAAATCTGAAGTGGAACGTTTGCGGTCTTTAATTGCTCACATAGAACATCGCTTGCAAGACCTCGCTTCGATGAAGCACATCGCCGGCGAAAGTGGACAAAAGGTGAAGAAATTGCAACAGTCGATACATGAATCCAAAAAACTCATCGACGATCTACAAAAGAAACTGAAGAAAGATCGTAAGCAACGCGAACAATTAGAGCACGAGTTGAAAGCGCTCAAAGAGAAGGAAAATAATGGTAACGGCAACAGCAAAGCACTGGTGAAGTTAGACTCGCACGCACCGCACGGTGGTTCCAACAGCGTCGAAGATGTGGAACGCGGCAAAAATCTTAAAGAAGTACAAGCCCGCATATCGCATTTGGATCATGTGTTGCGCGAGAAATCGGAGAATCTGGAGCAATATGGCGATAACGCCGAGGGCGCAGGTGAGAAAGAGGGACTGCGACATGAGATACGCAATCTACGACGCACACGCGATCACTTACTGGAGCAACGCTGCACGCTCGATCGCAAGCTAAAGCGCGATAAAATGCTCTCGCATCGTGAAGAGCGCAAGCTACTCGAATGCGATGAGGCCATTGAAGCCATCGACGCGGCTATTGAATTCAAAAACGAACTCATCTGCGGGCACAAATCGATTGATACCAGCGAGCGACTGCAGCGTGAGAAGGGCGAGCAAATGCTGATGGCACGTCTCAACAAACTCTCGCCGGAGGAAATGCGCACGTTGCTGTATAAGTATTTCACTAAGGTGATTGATTTGCGCGACTCATCGCGCAAACTTGAAGTGCAGTTAATGCAGCTAGAACGAGAACGCGATGCTTGGGAGTGGAAGGAGCGCGTGCTGTCGAATGCAGTGCGACAGGCGCGTCTCGAAGGTGAACGTAACGCGGTGCTATTGCAGCGGCAACATGAAATGAAACTCACGCTGATGCTGCGCCATCTCGCCGAGGAGACATCAGCATCGGCTAGTTCGACAAGTTTCAACGAGGCACAAcaccatcagcagcagcagcaacatcaaCGTTACTTGCGACCTACAAACCTGGCGCTgacacatcaacaacaacaactgcatgcGGCTGGCGGTGCCATTAACACTTCATCACAGTATTCCGACACCGATCTCGATTTAGACTTTTACAAGAATACCACCATACCGGTGAGTGGTAAAATTTTGAAGCCGCCCAAGCATGGCGAAATGGAAATTTGTCCACTGCCCGATGCACTGGCCAAATACAAACCATTGGATAAGTTCAAAGAGAAGGAGCGGGAGTCAAAGAATAAACTATTTGCCAAATTTCAAGTGCTCACACGCTATGCAGGCCAGTCTGTAACTGCTGCAGCGTCTAATTGCGCTGCGGCCGAACAGGCCGGCGGTAGTGGCCGCAAGAAGGATAAGGAGCAGTTGGCGGCGGCCATACCACAAGAGAACCTAAAACGCTTAATATCAACACCTCCCGCCACGAAAGTGACGCgtcaaaagaataaaattatcATACAGGATGCAACACGTAAGAATTAA